From a single Stigmatopora argus isolate UIUO_Sarg chromosome 4, RoL_Sarg_1.0, whole genome shotgun sequence genomic region:
- the pbxip1b gene encoding pre-B-cell leukemia homeobox interacting protein 1b: protein MAAGNNANSSWTIVSPEETVAETVRPLEEEIKHEQDNDDTPTGDPSNQPAEGVESSSNLEDQQVAEKRKTDPIGDSSTDHPPSFVTDAPVPSGDNQSEAPPDGPNQDSFSVSHATPCCEPLGSLMSTETLGGVELAQQERQCKGLLEKDPGQEGEKPDLLSKHTDYAAQSGSGKEKAEGSESERKRLLDSLEKIGRVDEEEEGEEEEFQLPQQKGDDSMFSLNKCILGAVFLVGLGTVFFSGVLMDLDEESDFSPKEPRDLKEAGKQEWLHPDAENLDLLTELAKENQQISVLQAQLEAQKEELKAAEGQVAQSETERLRWLEENSRLKSKVASLPVLQKENERLMKELETLPTLEDELKTLRSTVTKLTVPPSGQPSGSKQHGTFEQDKDNKGEKKENSKSEWKESEKKESKDGSRIERERKGSGSDKHEHGPSDKVKDGEGKREGGKDSKKERRGDEGKMWKEQDGKKPHAERKEWKKDKHEKHEKQWERKEEMKWRKDEGETHKEKDKWKKNKGKDDFLESGEKNWKNKDGKGRGGERKHVENTKKQDGENDERKQWGQKGKSDKDWQKSGAISRGKVDSGELKGERSKLPKHKLSEHHHEENMWAEKKSGQQQSSADPSNYWSQQRKRLHRKPKQPQHCHSQEACAQAEGLRPVSFPQFQSILQEYLAKAEQAGVDSSKRDELQKLVAEFFQDGVFMHDRVNFRKFVKDLSDILEDMVEGEGDEEDSDLEEEMEAFGREALQKFLAAGSGGKGQKGELKKESARASG, encoded by the exons ATGGCTGCCGGCAACAATGCTAACAGCAGCTGGACCATCGTCAGTCCTGAG GAGACTGTTGCTGAGACTGTTAGGCCTCTGGAGGAAGAGATAAAGCATGAACAag ATAATGACGATACGCCAACTGGTGATCCGAGCAACCAGCCAGCAGAGGGTGTAGAATCTTCATCCAATCTGGAGGACCAACAG gtagcagaaaaaagaaaaacagacccCATTGGAGACTCCAGCACAGATCATCCACCCTCATTTGTCACAGATGCCCCCGTTCCTTCCGGCGACAACCAATCAGAGGCTCCACCTGACGGCCCCAACCAGGACTCCTTCTCTGTGAGCCATGCGACCCCCTGCTGTGAGCCCTTAGGTTCGTTGATGAGTACAGAAACTCTCGGAGGCGTGGAGCTCGCGCAACAAGAAAGACAGTGCAAGGGATTATTGGAGAAAGACCCTGGACAGGAAGGGGAGAAGCCAGACCTGCTTTCTAAACACACAG ATTACGCGGCGCAGTCAGGATCAGGTAAAGAGAAGGCCGAGGGCAGCGAGTCCGAGAGGAAGCGCCTTCTGGACTCTCTGGAGAAAATTGGGAGGGTagatgaggaagaggaaggagaagaagaggagtTCCAGTTGCCCCAACAGAAGGGGGATGACAGTATGTTCTCTTTGAACAAGTGCATCCTCGGGGCTGTCTTCCTGGTCGGCCTTGGGACCGTCTTCTTCTCAG GTGTCCTCATGGATCTGGATGAGG AGAGCGACTTCAGTCCAAAGGAACCGAGAGATTTAAAAGAAGCAGGAAAACAG GAGTGGCTTCATCCAGATGCTGAGAACTTAGACCTTCTGACGGAGCTAGCCAAAGAAAACCAACAAATTTCTGTTTTACAAGCTCAACTTGAG GCACAGAAAGAAGAGCTAAAAGCAGCTGAGGGTCAAGTAGCACAGAGCGAAACAGAGCGGCTGCGTTGGCTTGAGGAAAATAGTAGGCTGAAGTCCAAGGTGGCTTCTCTTCCCGTCCTTCAGAAAGAGAATGAGAGGCTGATGAAGGAGCTGGAGACTTTGCCGACACTTGAGGATGAACTCAAAACTTTGAGATCCACGGTCACCAAGTTGACAG TGCCCCCAAGTGGACAGCCATCAGGCAGCAAACAGCATGGCACATTTGAGCAGGACAAGGATAATAAGGGTGAGAAGAAAGAGAACAGCAAATCTGAATGGAAGGAAAGCGAGAAGAAGGAAAGCAAAGATGGCAGTAGAATAGAGCGAGAGCGGAAGGGGTCTGGAAGTGACAAACACGAGCACGGGCCGTCTGACAAGGTGAAGGACGGGGAAGGAAAGCGTGAGGGGGGAAAAGACTCGAAGAAGGAGAGGCGAGGGGACGAAGGAAAGATGTGGAAAGAGCAGGATGGAAAGAAGCCGCATGCCGAGAGGAAAGAGTGGAAGAAGGACAAGCATGAAAAGCATGAAAAGCAAtgggaaagaaaggaggagatGAAGTGGAGAAAAGATGAAGGCGAGAcacacaaggagaaggacaagtGGAAGAAGAACAAAGGGAAAGATGACTTTTTGGAGTCTGGAGAGAAGAATTGGAAGAACAAAGATGGTAAAGGAAGAGGAGGTGAGAGGAAGCACGTGGAGAACACCAAAAAACAAGATGGAGAGAACGACGAGAGGAAACAGTGGGGTCAAAAAGGGAAAAGTGATAAGGACTGGCAGAAGAGTGGTGCTATATCAAGGGGGAAAGTGGACAGTGGAGAGCTGAAAGGGGAGCGGTCAAAATTGCCTAAGCACAAACTGTCCGAGCACCATCACGAGGAGAACATGTGGGCCGAGAAGAAGAGTGGGCAACAGCAGTCCTCTGCAGATCCCAGCAACTACTGGAGTCAGCAGAGGAAGCGCCTTCACAGGAAGCCCAAGCAGCCGCAACACTGCCACTCCCAGGAGGCCTGCGCCCAGGCCGAGGGGCTTCGCCCTGTCTCCTTCCCCCAGTTCCAGTCCATCCTCCAAGAGTACCTCGCCAAGGCCGAGCAGGCCGGCGTGGATTCCTCCAAGAGGGACGAGCTCCAGAAATTAGTGGCCGAGTTCTTCCAGGACGGCGTCTTCATGCACGACCGAGTCAACTTCCGCAAGTTCGTCAAGGACCTGTCGGATATTTTGGAAGACATGGTGGAAGGGGAAGGGGACGAGGAAGACAGCGACCTGGAGGAAGAGATGGAGGCGTTCGGGAGGGAAGCGCTGCAGAAGTTTTTAGCCGCAGGAAGTGGCGGCAAAGGACAAAAAGGGGAGTTGAAGAAGGAGAGCGCACGAGCCAGTGGCTGA